The genome window AGCGCGGTTGGAATCTAAAGAGATTTGTTTTTTTAGTTCGTCTAAAGAAGCAAATTTTTTTTCTGCCCTAAGTCGATGTAAAAAACGCACTCTTAAAGTTTTACCATAAAGATCGCCATCAAAATTTAATATATGTGATTCTACTAAACGATCTTGTAAGTCCTTAAAAGTTGGGCGAATACCAACATTAGTAACACTACGTCGCCAAACACCCTCAATCAATGTAAGAGTAACATAGACTCCATTGGCCGGTAGTACGGCATTTTGTGGCATTAAGTTCGCGGTAGGAAATTGTATTTGGCGGCCAAGTTGACGACCTTCTAAAACAATTCCTTCTACTCCATAAGGTCGGCCTAGCATTCGGCGAGCTAAATTAACTTGTCCTGAAATTAAAAGACTACGTATTTTTGATGAGCTAATACGAATAGTTCTTAAAGATATTTCAGGCACTTCATCAGCAAAAAAATCAAAGCGATGACTAAATTCTTTTAATTTTTCAAAATTACCCTCTCGACCACGACCAAAAGCAAATCCTTGGCCTAAGTAAACTTCCTTGGCTTCTAGGCCTTGATAAAGTATTTTTCTAGTAAAATCTTCTGCACTAATAGAAGCTAGTTCACAGGTAAATTCCAGTACAACAAGCTGTTCTATACCTAATATTTCTAGTCCTTCGGCTTTTTGCTCAAAAGTATGTAGAAGTGGTGGTGCGCTTTGAGGATGAAGCACTGCACGGGGATCAGGAGAAAATGTTAAAACTGTTGGAACAAAACCTGTAGCTTTGGCCCTTTCAACAACAAGCTGCATAATTTTTTGATGACCTAAATGCAGTCCATCAAATATACCTAATGTAACAATGGTTGGTCGTTTTATCTCTATTTGATTTATTCCGTAAGCAATTTTCATAGTTTTCTGCTTAAAGCTCTACCTCTAAACCATCAAATGCTGGAGAAACATTTTCAGGTAGTTGACGGCTTAAAAGCGCGTGTTTCATATCATGAGAAATATGTGTTAGCAAAGCCTGTTTAGGTTTAAGCTGCTCAATATAACCTAATGTTTTTTCTAGATTTAAGTGTGTTGGATGTTCTCTATAACGTAGTGCATCAATAATTAATAAATCTAACTCCATTAAATTAGCTAAGGTTTCTTCTGGAATTAAATTGCAATCAGTAACATAGGCACAAGATTTTTCCATATTACTGATACGAAAAGCTGTTACAGGTAATCTTCCATGAATAACTTCTAATGATTCAATAGTCATACCAAAGAGAGAAAATTTCCCTTCAATAGTATGTGGAACTAATTGAGGAAGCCCTTGATACATACTAGGGCGAAAAATATAACTAAATACTTGCCGTATATCTCGCCAAGTACGTTCACTAGCAAAACAAGGAATAGCTTTATTAGTACGAAAATTAATTGGTCGAATATCATCTAAGCCAAAAACATGGTCAGCATGGCAATGAGTAATAAATATTGCATCTAAATCAGTTATATTATTTTTTAGAGCTTGTTGGCGAAAATCTGTAGAAGTATCAATTACTATTTTATGCTGGTTATTTTTAACCATAATTGATGCTCGTAGTCTTTTATCTTGTTCATCTATTGATAAACAAGTTTCACAACTACAACCAATCATTGGTACTCCTACAGAGGTACCTGTTCCGAGGAAAAGGATTTTCATACTTGTTTTTTCGCACTTTTAGACATTTGGTTAACTACACCAACGTATTCCATCCTAAGACGACTTACTAGGTCAGTTAACATCTTGTCTTCTTCTTCTGTTAAATTACCTTCAGTTTTTTCTTTTAGAACTGCAAGCATTTCAATAAAATGGCGAGCAGTTTCAATATCAATACCACCACGACCTAATTGAGGTGCGCCACCTAGATTCATAATAGCATTAGTAGCTAACATTTGGACTAGTTCAGCAAATTCTTGTGATGGTGCAGTAGGGACAGGACGGGTTTTAGTTTCTTGGCTAGGTTGGCTTTCTTTGTTTTCTGCCGATGGTGCGGGGGGGGTGGGTTTTTCCTCTATTGTTTCTGTTATTGGTTGACGTAGACTCCCATCAGGGTTAAACATTCGTCGATCTCTCACAGTAACTTCTGTATCTTGATTTTTACTCATAAAGAAAATCTGGCCTTCCTTAAAAAATCTAACAAATTAAAAATTTATAGTGCTGTTTTAGCTTTATTATGCTAGCACTAGCAAACAATAGTGACAACTAAAGAAATACTTCTATTTACCTGCATTTACGTCTATAAAAACTTAGCTTTAATAAGATAAAATGCCCAAATTATGAATAAACAAGTAAATTTTCGTGTTGGAACAGGCTATGATATTCATCGCCTAGGGCCAAATAGACCTCTAATAATGGCTGGAATTAAGATCGATTTTGAGCTTGGTTTAATAGGTCATTCAGATGCTGATGTGGTAAGTCATGCTATTTGTGATGCTTTGTTAGGTGCTGCTGCTTTAGGTGATATTGGAGAACATTTTCCAGATAATGATCCTAAATTTACTAATTTTACTAGCCTAAAATTCTTAGAATATGTAAATAAATTACTAGCAGAAAATAATTATAAAATAGCTAATATTGACTTAACTATTCATGCAGAACGTCCTAAATTACGTAACTTAAAAACTTTGATGTGTGAAAAGCTAGCCGAAACCTTAAAGCTTGATATATCAAAAATTAGCATTAAAGGAAAAACTAATGAAGGTCTAGACAGTATTGGGCGAGGTGAAGCTATCGCTGCTTCTGCAATTGCATTAATTTATCAGGAATAGAAATATAATTTGTCAAAAACTAAATTTTATTATTAGAGAAACAATGCCAAATACATTAGAAATAATTAGAAAAAAAAGAGATGCGTTAGAATTATCTGCTGAAGAAATTTCTTATTTTATTAAAGGCTATTTAAGCGAAGAAATAGCTGACTATCAAATGTCTGCGCTTTTAATGGCAATTTTTTTGCAAGGCTTTAGTGATACTGAAACACAAGCTTTGACAGAAGAAATGCTTTTTTCTGGCGAAGTTTTAGACTTTTCCTATCTATCTCAAGCTAAAGTAGATAAACATAGCACTGGCGGAGTAGGTGATAAAACATCTTTAGTAATTGCTCCAATAGTTGCTGCTGCTGGTCTTTGTGTTCCAATGATTTCTGGTCGCGCTCTAGGTCATACTGGAGGTACTTTAGATAAACTTGAATCTATTCCAGGTTTTAAGACTAATATTGCTCTAAAAGAGTTTAAGCAAATAATAGAAAAAATTGGTGCCGCTATTATTGGTCAAACAGATGAAATTGCTCCAGCAGACCGTAAGATTTACTCTTTACGTGATGTTACTGCTACGGTTGACTCTATCCCATTAATTACTGCTAGTGTAATGAGTAAAAAGCTAGCTGAAGGACTCGACGGCCTGCTACTAGATGTTAAATGTGGCAATGGTGCATTTATGCGGACAATAGAAGATGCACGGCGGTTAGCTCAAGTAATGGTAAATGTTGGTAAACAAATGAAAAAACGCACTACAGCCTTTATTACTGCTATGGATCAGCCTTTAGGATGGTCAGTAGGTAATTCTTTGGAAGTAATAGAAGCTATTGAAACTTTAAAAGGCTTAGGCGGTGAAGATTTTCGGCTTTTATGTCTTGAACTTGCTGCTAAGATGCTTCATTTAGGTAAAACATCTTTAGATATAGACGAATGTAGAAAACAAGTTCATAGCTTAATTAGTTCTGGAGCAGCTTTAGAAAAATTTGAACAAATGATAATTGCCCAAGGGGGAAATGCCAATGTAATAAATGATTTTTCTTTGCTTCCTCAAGCTAAAAACAGTGCAGAAGTTTTAGCAACAAAATCAGGTTATGTTACTAGTATTGATACATTAGCAATAGGTCATGCTACAATGCACCTAGGCGCAGGTCGTCGTCGGTTAGATTCAGAAATTGATATGGCTGTAGGGCTTAGAATTATTGCTAAAATAGGTGACTATGTAACAGAAGGCCAAAACTTATGCACCATTTATTATAATGATGAGAGCTTTTTAGCTACTACTCAAAAGCGGATAGAAAAAGCTTATAAAATTGGTGAAGAAAAAATAGTTACATCAGGGTTAGTAAAAGAAATTATTGAATAGGTAATATTTAGGTAATATTATGGAAAGAAGAAGTTTTTTAAGTTTACTACTATTTAGTTTGTGTGTAGGCGCGGGGCCTTGTGGATATGAACGTAGCGGACAAGGACGAGCCTTACCTGATCATATTAAAACTATTGCTATTGAAACTTTTCGTAATGAAAGTTTACGCTATAAAGTAGAGCAGCGTTTTACTGAAGCAATGATCACAGAATTGCTTCATAGAACAAGCCGTTTTAAGTTTACTAGTGATGTAAATAAAGCAGATGCAATAGTTTGCGGAAATATTCGTAACTTTGGTTTTAGACATGTTTTGCTAGATAACAATGGCCGAACTAGGGTTTTTGAAATTACAATTAATGCTGGTGTTGTAATTAAAGATCAAATTAATAATAAAGTTCTCTATGATAACCAAAGGCTGGTTTTTCGAGGTGAATATGAGCTTTCAGATGATCCAAACTCATTTTTTAATGAAGAAGATCCGGCTGTAACTCGCCTAGCACGAGATTTTGCTAAAAGTGTTTTAACTACTGTAATGGAAGGTTTTTAATATTTTCTATTGATTTCTAAGGTAAAAACTTTTGAAATTAGACGAACTAGTAACACAACTTAAAACAGGCAAAATAGCACCTCTTTACTTACTTAGAGGAACAGAAAAGTATTTACATCAAGAAGCCATTAAAGCCTTTCAAAATACGCTTGATGAAAGCACTTTAATGTTTAACTGGGCTGAATATTCTGTTGCTAGCCAAGGAATTAATGTTGTACTTACAACAGCCTCAGAATATGCAATTTTTGGTGGTCGGCGTATTGTAATTGCTCGTGATTTTGAAAAAGTTAGCGAAGAAGAACTGGAAAAACTAAAA of Blastocatellia bacterium contains these proteins:
- a CDS encoding 2-C-methyl-D-erythritol 2,4-cyclodiphosphate synthase, with translation MNKQVNFRVGTGYDIHRLGPNRPLIMAGIKIDFELGLIGHSDADVVSHAICDALLGAAALGDIGEHFPDNDPKFTNFTSLKFLEYVNKLLAENNYKIANIDLTIHAERPKLRNLKTLMCEKLAETLKLDISKISIKGKTNEGLDSIGRGEAIAASAIALIYQE
- a CDS encoding DUF1844 domain-containing protein, translated to MSKNQDTEVTVRDRRMFNPDGSLRQPITETIEEKPTPPAPSAENKESQPSQETKTRPVPTAPSQEFAELVQMLATNAIMNLGGAPQLGRGGIDIETARHFIEMLAVLKEKTEGNLTEEEDKMLTDLVSRLRMEYVGVVNQMSKSAKKQV
- a CDS encoding MBL fold metallo-hydrolase: MIGCSCETCLSIDEQDKRLRASIMVKNNQHKIVIDTSTDFRQQALKNNITDLDAIFITHCHADHVFGLDDIRPINFRTNKAIPCFASERTWRDIRQVFSYIFRPSMYQGLPQLVPHTIEGKFSLFGMTIESLEVIHGRLPVTAFRISNMEKSCAYVTDCNLIPEETLANLMELDLLIIDALRYREHPTHLNLEKTLGYIEQLKPKQALLTHISHDMKHALLSRQLPENVSPAFDGLEVEL
- a CDS encoding thymidine phosphorylase, translating into MPNTLEIIRKKRDALELSAEEISYFIKGYLSEEIADYQMSALLMAIFLQGFSDTETQALTEEMLFSGEVLDFSYLSQAKVDKHSTGGVGDKTSLVIAPIVAAAGLCVPMISGRALGHTGGTLDKLESIPGFKTNIALKEFKQIIEKIGAAIIGQTDEIAPADRKIYSLRDVTATVDSIPLITASVMSKKLAEGLDGLLLDVKCGNGAFMRTIEDARRLAQVMVNVGKQMKKRTTAFITAMDQPLGWSVGNSLEVIEAIETLKGLGGEDFRLLCLELAAKMLHLGKTSLDIDECRKQVHSLISSGAALEKFEQMIIAQGGNANVINDFSLLPQAKNSAEVLATKSGYVTSIDTLAIGHATMHLGAGRRRLDSEIDMAVGLRIIAKIGDYVTEGQNLCTIYYNDESFLATTQKRIEKAYKIGEEKIVTSGLVKEIIE
- a CDS encoding LptE family protein; translated protein: MERRSFLSLLLFSLCVGAGPCGYERSGQGRALPDHIKTIAIETFRNESLRYKVEQRFTEAMITELLHRTSRFKFTSDVNKADAIVCGNIRNFGFRHVLLDNNGRTRVFEITINAGVVIKDQINNKVLYDNQRLVFRGEYELSDDPNSFFNEEDPAVTRLARDFAKSVLTTVMEGF
- a CDS encoding bifunctional riboflavin kinase/FAD synthetase, with protein sequence MKIAYGINQIEIKRPTIVTLGIFDGLHLGHQKIMQLVVERAKATGFVPTVLTFSPDPRAVLHPQSAPPLLHTFEQKAEGLEILGIEQLVVLEFTCELASISAEDFTRKILYQGLEAKEVYLGQGFAFGRGREGNFEKLKEFSHRFDFFADEVPEISLRTIRISSSKIRSLLISGQVNLARRMLGRPYGVEGIVLEGRQLGRQIQFPTANLMPQNAVLPANGVYVTLTLIEGVWRRSVTNVGIRPTFKDLQDRLVESHILNFDGDLYGKTLRVRFLHRLRAEKKFASLDELKKQISLDSNRAEKYFQHQIVGKVLKFV